One window from the genome of Spiractinospora alimapuensis encodes:
- the aepY gene encoding phosphonopyruvate decarboxylase produces the protein MIAPKEFTQVCEEQGITLFTGVPDSLLKNLCSHVMAELPRDRHIVAANEGGAVGIAMGHYLRTGKPALVYLQNSGFGNIVNPLLSLADPDVYGVPMLVVIGWRGQPGVKDEPQHVKQGRIMEAALDALEVPWSVLPKDPEDAATAVRRAVSAAVEQGGPSVLLVEKGTFSDAATSQEAPASTLPSREDALIALADAVGDQSAIVSTTGMLSRELFEYRERSGTDGSRDFLTVGGMGHASAIAFGLTTGGDDEVWCFDGDGALLMHLGGLAVIADHAPDRFFHVVFNNGVHDSVGGQPTSMDVVDTAATAKALGYRYAASVSDLAELPDRVAELRAQGGPSLLELRVRPGNRADIGRPTRTPQESREAFMAALGGGASE, from the coding sequence ATGATCGCGCCCAAGGAGTTCACCCAGGTCTGTGAGGAGCAGGGCATCACGCTCTTCACGGGCGTGCCCGACAGCCTGCTGAAGAATCTGTGCTCGCACGTGATGGCGGAGCTGCCCCGGGACCGGCACATCGTCGCCGCCAACGAGGGCGGTGCCGTCGGCATCGCCATGGGCCACTACCTGCGCACCGGCAAGCCGGCCCTGGTCTACCTGCAGAACTCGGGGTTCGGCAACATCGTCAACCCGCTGCTCTCGCTCGCCGACCCCGACGTGTACGGCGTGCCGATGCTGGTCGTCATCGGGTGGCGCGGCCAGCCGGGTGTGAAGGACGAGCCGCAGCACGTGAAGCAGGGCCGGATCATGGAGGCCGCGCTGGACGCGCTGGAGGTCCCGTGGTCGGTGCTCCCGAAGGACCCCGAGGACGCCGCGACGGCCGTCCGCCGGGCCGTGTCCGCGGCGGTGGAGCAGGGCGGCCCGTCGGTGCTCCTGGTGGAGAAGGGCACGTTCTCCGACGCCGCGACGTCGCAGGAGGCCCCCGCCTCGACGCTGCCCAGCCGGGAGGACGCCCTGATCGCCCTGGCGGACGCCGTGGGCGACCAGTCGGCCATCGTCTCGACGACGGGCATGCTCAGCCGGGAACTGTTCGAGTACCGCGAGCGCAGCGGCACCGACGGCAGTCGTGACTTCCTCACCGTGGGAGGTATGGGGCACGCCAGCGCCATCGCGTTCGGCCTGACGACCGGTGGCGACGACGAGGTCTGGTGCTTCGACGGCGACGGCGCGCTGCTCATGCACCTGGGCGGACTCGCGGTCATCGCCGACCACGCGCCGGACCGCTTCTTCCACGTCGTGTTCAACAACGGCGTCCACGACAGCGTCGGCGGTCAGCCGACCTCGATGGACGTCGTGGACACCGCGGCCACCGCGAAGGCGCTCGGGTACCGCTACGCCGCGTCGGTGAGCGACCTGGCGGAGCTTCCCGACCGGGTCGCCGAGCTGCGAGCCCAGGGCGGCCCGAGCCTGCTTGAGCTGCGGGTGCGCCCCGGGAACCGGGCCGACATCGGGCGCCCCACCCGGACCCCACAGGAGAGCCGCGAGGCGTTCATGGCCGCACTCGGTGGAGGTGCCTCGGAATGA